The Geobacter sp. AOG2 genome includes a window with the following:
- a CDS encoding bifunctional 5,10-methylenetetrahydrofolate dehydrogenase/5,10-methenyltetrahydrofolate cyclohydrolase: MELLDGKKCAESLVADISKKVAGYLDSGLRKPHMTIILVGTHAPSESYVKSKIASCGRAGFEGELIRLPETVTEQELLAKIGAINSDPSTDGVIVQLPLPSHINEQNVINAIAPEKDIDGFHPTNFGRMALGQKAFRPATAYGICKLLQFYNIPVRGKHCVVIGRSNIVGKPISIMLANDFDIGNATVTLTHIETPRPLLLDETRRADIVIVAVGIPGFVSEDMVKEGVVLIDVGINRLEDGKLVGDVDFAAVAPKCSWITPVPGGVGRMTVAALMINTLMAYENNFNLV, from the coding sequence ATGGAACTGCTGGACGGTAAGAAGTGCGCTGAGAGCCTGGTGGCCGATATTTCCAAAAAGGTCGCCGGTTATCTCGATTCCGGTCTGCGCAAGCCGCATATGACCATCATCCTGGTCGGCACGCACGCCCCCAGCGAATCCTATGTCAAATCCAAGATAGCCTCCTGCGGGAGGGCCGGTTTCGAGGGGGAACTGATCCGCCTGCCGGAAACGGTCACGGAACAGGAACTGCTGGCGAAGATCGGCGCCATCAACAGCGACCCGAGCACCGACGGCGTGATCGTCCAACTGCCGCTCCCGTCCCATATCAACGAGCAGAACGTCATCAACGCCATCGCCCCGGAAAAGGACATCGACGGTTTTCATCCCACCAATTTCGGCCGCATGGCCCTCGGCCAGAAAGCCTTTCGCCCGGCTACCGCCTATGGCATCTGCAAGTTGTTGCAATTTTACAACATACCGGTCAGGGGTAAACATTGCGTCGTCATCGGCCGCTCGAATATCGTCGGCAAGCCGATCTCCATCATGTTGGCCAACGATTTCGACATCGGCAACGCCACCGTTACCCTGACCCATATCGAGACGCCCCGACCGCTTTTGCTGGATGAAACGCGCCGGGCCGATATCGTGATCGTGGCGGTGGGCATTCCCGGCTTTGTCAGCGAGGATATGGTCAAGGAGGGGGTGGTGCTGATCGATGTGGGCATCAACCGGCTGGAGGATGGCAAACTCGTGGGTGATGTGGATTTTGCCGCCGTTGCCCCCAAGTGCTCCTGGATCACCCCCGTGCCGGGCGGCGTCGGCCGCATGACGGTGGCGGCCCTGATGATCAACACCCTGATGGCTTACGAAAACAACTTCAACCTGGTCTGA